AACACCACGCCGATCGCCTTCGCCGAGGTCTATCTCGCTTTGCAGAACGGCACCGTCGAGGCGCAGGAGAACCCGCTCAACACCATCGACGCCAAGAAGTTCTACGAGGTGCAGAAGCACATCGTGCTGACCGGTCACATCGTCGACCATCTCAACACGGTCGTCTCGAAGCAGCTCTGGGCCAAGCTCTCGCCCGAGGATCGCAAGCTCTTCACCGACGTCGCCCAGGAGGCGGCGACGCGCGCCACCAAGAAGATCCAGGACGATGAGGTGAAGCTCGTCCAGGTCTTCAAGGACAAGGGCCTCTCGGTCACCGAGATCGACAAGGCCGACTTCCTCGCCGCCGTGCAGAAGAATGTGAGCTTCGAGCAGTACGGCTATCGCAAGGCCGACTGGGAGCGCATCCAGGCGATCAAGTGACGCCGCGGCGGGCCGGCCTCGTGCCGGCCCGCCTGCCTTCGCCGGAGCGGAAGAAGCCATGACCACCACGCCGGAAGTCCATACCCAAGTCACCAGCGAGGAAATCGCCCACGTCTTTGACGAGGCGCCGCCGCCGGCCGATCTCTCTGGCTACGGTCTCGAGGACTGGGTCACGCTCGCCGCCTTCTGGCTGATGGTCGCCTGCGTCGTGGCGCAGTTCTTCACCCGCTATGTCCTCAACGACAGCTTCGCCTGGACCGAGGAGATCGCGATCTATGCGCTGATCGTCGTCGTCTTCCTCGGCTCTGCGCTCTGCGTGCGCGCCTCGCGCCACATCCAGGTCGACTTCCTCTACCGCTATCTGTCGCATGGCGCCGGCCGGGCGCTCTCGACCTTCGTCGACGTCGTGCGCATCGGCTTCTTCGCCTACGGCACGGTGCT
This sequence is a window from Bosea vestrisii. Protein-coding genes within it:
- a CDS encoding TRAP transporter small permease, translated to MTTTPEVHTQVTSEEIAHVFDEAPPPADLSGYGLEDWVTLAAFWLMVACVVAQFFTRYVLNDSFAWTEEIAIYALIVVVFLGSALCVRASRHIQVDFLYRYLSHGAGRALSTFVDVVRIGFFAYGTVLTHRYAELIPDEMMTTIQFPKSVVFYAVVIAFALMTLRAIQVAWQNWRRGYSVLERPSAFDGSEA